CGAATGCGTCTGAATATACATACAACATTAGACAGTGTTTCGATCGGTGGCCAACGCCGACTATAGGAAAAACCACCACCCACCCTTGAAACTACCATCCCTCAAGTGTCAGTAGCGTGCCGTCTGTTGTTGCTATTGCACGAGTTTCCGCTGTCCAACCGGAGTACAAGGTTGTTCGAGTTTTATACCAGTTGATTGGGTATCCACTTCGCGGATAAGAAAAGAAGAGGGTTCTGATAAGAATTCTGGGATCCTCCAGGGTCGGTGATAGCGAAGAAATCGATCTATTATCAGAGAGTTGATCGACGAGCCAGTGGCACGCGTTCGAGTAATGGAACACTTTTGAACGATCCATGAAATTTCGAATGTAAGCGAATTTCACTTGCGTTTACAGATCCATTGTTTCAAACTTTCCTCGATATTTACTTGAAAAAGCTAAACCGCGCGAAAGAGCTGTACCATGTATAGAGGAATCTGATCCTACCTCGTAATGTAATATCGTGCAAATACTTAAGAGAATATCCTGAGACTGTTTTGTGTCGAGACTATTTTTTTCAAGTAAAAATAGCACAAAAACTCCATCGACGCAATAAACGCGTAGAGATAAAGATTTACTGCTTCCCGTTTGAAGTTTCTTGCCCTTCGATCACCGTCGCCTTGAAAGAAATTACATCGCCGCGGAACCATTTCGTTCATTATCCGTTAAAGTCGCTTTTATCCGCTCGTTAAACGCCCGACGCGTTTTGTCAACGCGAAAAACGGAGATTTTTTTATCGAACGGTGCACGAAACAGCGACTCGAGCGGAACAATTTTACCGCCAATCTTATTGGCTTTCACTTTCAAAATCGCGGCAAACGGGCGCGTTTACGTTAATTGTTGTAAAAAGGAAAGGTGCAAAATGAAAGGTGTAAAGCGAACCGACCGGAACGAGATCGCGAAATGGTCGATTCGGGACATTACAGCTAGAAACACTTGCCCTTTCGTTTCCGTTATGCTCTCGTACTCATTTAAATAAAATCGAGAAGAAACGCTTTGAAGTTTCGCGGATTCTCCCGCGTTAATTCACCTTTGTTCTTTGGTCGCGGTTCAATTATCGATCGCGAGTTAGAATTTCTATGGAATCGTAATTAGTCAGAACTTTCGCTGCAATTATGGTAACGCGAAATTACCATCCGTTAGAGGCCTCATCCCGTAAGCAACCGCTGGATAATTAACTGGCCTGTATTGTATAAATTTTCGTCAGAAACATAATGGCTTTCACTATTGTGATCCTTGGAAAATGAACCATTTCTAATTGTTCGCGACGATACGCGGTGAACGTTTTCATGAGAATGACACGAATCGCACGAAATCGTGTTCAACGAAAAATCAGCGAAACTCTGTTCCCTGTATACCTTTTTATTTGCTCCTTGAACGCAGTCGAATAGATGTACTTAGAATAATAACGAGCATTTTGGTGTACCAAACTCCGTAAACATTAAGAGATTAGACTCTGTGTTTATGCGTCGTTCGTGAAATCTGTACATATTTTGGCATCGACTAAATGAAAATTCAAAGTATCTAGATTCCATAGATCACATTGAAGATCGTTTTTGTTTCAAGGTTGACGAATGGTGCTTGTGAAAAATCCGTCGCCCACCCGAGGCGAGAGTCCCCAAAAAGAAAATGCGAAGAAGATTAAAAGAAGATCGCGCGGCAATAGTCCGATCGATCACAGTGTCTCCAGGGGGAATAGTCCGGGAAGGAGCAGCAGTTTAAGCTCGAAGAGGATCGTGAAAAGCAGTTTGCTCCAGTCcagaggaagcgagtaagcattCGTTGACGCACTATCCCTAATATCGGTGTCGTAACGCGAATTACCTCTAATTCGCGATCGCCTCGTTTGACCATTCGTAAGCCTTTTACACCCTCGGTGATCGTACGAACCAAAGCTATTCTGTTTAAGTAAATTTACGTAAATTGATGTCCAAGTAGAAATTACTTCAACGCCATGAAGTTGAAATTCGCTATCTTCGCCAATAGCCTATCCAATGATTCGCGTTGACAGCGTCTGACAGAATATCAATATTTCCATCACCATTTTGCGTTAATGAAGAGTGCAAACGGACATTCACGTCGATGTTATCGATCTCTTTAGATATTTCTATCAGTAAAGTAATATAGCGTTCGAAATAATCAATGAGGGGTGGGCGATATTTAGTCGAGGCAACCATTCGTATTCTTTCTACCATACAAATGGACTACACGTCAATGTTTATACAAATGACGTTTCGCTATTGATTAATTTATGAATATTACAAATACTGAACATGCAACATCGTTGCACTGTTGTCTTTCTATCGACGTTCGAGTTTCCTTTACGATAATGAAAAACTTACAGATAATAAACGTCGGCTCGATTCGAATTATTAACATCTTATCATTCTGATCCTCGGAGATAAGGAAATATCCATCGGATTTGCAGTAACATCGAACTATTGTTAAGAACAATAGAAAGAAAACAGGGAACAGGACAAGGAAAGTTTCCATTCGGTTCAGTGGTTTGCATTTTGCATAGACGCCCTCTAAAAAACAAAAAGTATACATGTAGACTTCGATATTTGTGAAACTTCGATGATATTGATATAAAGAAATgttgaattttctatttaatcatGTTGTTAGCAAAGCCACCCACCCAAAAGTCAGTGATCAACAGACTTCGATTCCTGAGTTAACTGGATCTTGTAAGGACGAAGACCTAAGTCTTTACGTAGAGTTCGCCAGATAGAAGTCTGAGGAATGCCTAATCGCTGGAACAAGCGAATAATGATATGTTACAACGCCTGAGGGTAAAAGTAGCTTGCACCATATGAAGAAATAGAATATTAAATAAGGtggggaggaaaaaaaaaaaagagtatcgACTAACGGAAAGCTACCGCTCGAAATCGTCGATGGTGTTTCACGATTAGAACGTTTCGGGACGCAGAAAAATTGCCCTGTGTAAATCTACGTGAAACCGTAATCTCCATAAGCGAATTACCACCCGGTGAGCAGCACCAAAGGGAAAATACTTTGAAAGCGAACGCGATCGTTCCGTGGAAATTGTCCTGTAGATCCAGGCCGCAGATAAGTCCAACGTGACGTGTCGAAGAAGACTTCAACTCGTCGTTAGATTCCATTTTCCAGGCGGTGGGAAAGGGGTGGTTGTGCAAACTCACCCCCACGCGGACATAGGTATAGGACATTGATAGACACGCGTCGCAGTTGCGACACATTTCGATGTCGTGTATCGATTGCGGGACCTTGCCTGGTTGTGTCTGTTCTGTCGGTCAATATCGCGACAATCGTCAACGCGCGGCTATGTAGAGATCTTAACATTCAGACACGAGAAATACGTGCAACCAACGTGCACAACGATATTTAGATCCGTACAATCGGTTAAAGAAGTTTTCACTGCGCTGCTCGGGGATAGTTGCGCGCAGAACTGATCCATCGATCGTACCGGGCATTCCGTAATAGAATTTCATACGCGTTACATATTAACTTAAATTGTATCAGTTCAATCATTTTACCTGACGCGGTCGAAGTCGCCTGAAATGCCAAGCGTCCGGTGGAAGTTTATATCTAATCAGGAAGTTGGCCTGATTCGATTAGCGAAAAGTAACAGTTCTGCATTTTATATACTTTCATCGACATTCCTTCTTTACGAGTTTCCACTGTCATAACCGCAATTTAAATAAGAATATTTGAAGCAATGAACTGAGACACGAATCCTTGGAATGATACGTTTACTGTAAACTTCTGCGATGCATAAATCTTCAGAAGTCTCCGCGAAAGAATGCTTTATCTTCTTAACCAGGACAGCTAGATCTCGTTGCTTGCAAACCATCATCGAGGCAACGTAATAACGTTTCATCGCGTTAGATCGTTGGTCACGTTATCTGCAATTTGAGAAACAAGAAATAGTTTAACGAACCATTCCCAATTTAAAGAATTCCATTCTCACCGACAGTAGTTTTTCCAAAAGTGCATCCGATAGTCTTCGTGGAAAAAAAGCTAATCCAAGAAATGGTCTAGAATGATTAGAAAGAATCGACTGATATATTGACTCTTTCCTACGCGGACACGTAGTATATTATCGTATAATATTGTCAGACGATTTTATCAGTTTTCATTGCAATCCAGATACCAATTGCGAGACGAATTACGAGCCAGCAAAGTACGCTGTTACACGACAGAAGCGAAGCTATACGCCAGGATAATTACTGGAGGAGACAAACGCAGGATTTACGACAGATGACTCACACGGAGAGCCAATAAAAAAAACTGCCTTCCCTTGTAGCGACCTTGCATTATTATAGTACAAATATTTTGATAATATTCGAATTGTATTCGTAGCATTCCAATGTTTATCAAAATTTTTTATTGCCATTTGCGACAACCAATTGTCTTAGAATAAGAAATTTTCAGAAGTCGTATCGCGACGACTGCAACGTTGTGCTCGTTGTCTGTACGACGTTTAACGGCGCAAACCTTGCGTTTTATCAGGCTTTTAACGTAATTGTAATTTCCGATGGCGGATACGCGATAAGCCACGATGACTATAGTCCCGAACGTTCGAAATGACCGCAATATAATATAACTATATAGAAGCAAAAACTATACTGTCGCGAAATTGATCGCGTAATAGTACTATGTGTAATACTGTTACGTCATACACGATGCTATAATAAAATAGTTAAACGCATAGTTCCTGTCTCCGTGTTCGTCAAGGTGCATTAACCGACACTAAATCTATCCGGGCAGATAAAAAGTTTCGCGAAACACACTGTGCGTTAACTGAACAATCGATTGATGTGTGACACGCTAAACGTTAATACGTTTAGAACGAGCAAACTCTAGGACTTGCAcgtttttaaataattgttgAATGGGTTATTTGAATGCATTGATATTTACCGTGGATAGGATACATTGTATGTTGTaaataaatgtaatttataGAAAACTTTACCTTGACATAATAACGGCAGATATGATCGAGCAACGACAACTGGAAAAAAACAAATATGCATGAGAACATAATAAAATGCAGCtagttaaattaaaatttatatttagaagAATACCTTTCTTCTGGAATTTTGAAGATTGAAGTTCAAATGAATAAAATCCGAGACTTGTAAATAGTAATAGATAATCAATatgtcgacaaaaaaaatttaacagAAATAGAATCGCGTTTCTCTGGTAACTTATAACCCGAGCTGCAAGTCCACTTTACAGAGTAAtagattttgtataaaaattttCACTGTCTACTAAAATTTAGACAATTTGCAATTAACAAGGAGTTTGTCGATCATTATTCATCCGGTCAATCAGTCGGTTCGTCGGTTTAGCAATCAAACTCTCGTGAATCATTGACGGAGGCCGCAACGATTTTTCAGTAGCATGAACCCGGGAAAAACGAACGAAATCATAAAATAATTTGGTCAATCACGCGATTTTTCCCTCGACGGTCACGCGTGGCCCGATTGATTGAATCTTCTCAATTATTGAGGCGCCATGATAGGAGGTCAATCACGAAACAGGCGAACGGTCACTCTAGTTGAAACGTTCGTTCATGAAAGAGCAGAATGTTGCGTCTGTGCAGAAAACTGTTAGTTTCTGGTTCGCTGGGAGTGAGGACCGTTAACAGTGATTTCGTTAATTCTGTTTGCAGGACCGGCAGCATCGAGAGGCTGGTAGACGGTGACAAAAGGGTGATCGCCACGAAACACTTGCTTCCAGAGAATAACATAAATGTCGTCGTCAGGTATCGAAAACGAAGATCGCCTTAACGACTGCATTCTTACCGTGGAATACACGGAATTCGTTACACAACCTTCGTTATCGATTCGACTTTACAACCGGTGTATTCTCTTTCAGAGTTCGTCCACTTAGCAATAAGGAAGTCAAAGCCGGCGATGATATGGCCGTGCAGTTTCCTGGAGATGGACAGATATACGTAAGCGATCCGTCTTATCTTCGTTTGTCGAATGGCTACTGTTTAATGGCTGCGGAGACCGCTGAAACCTGAAGAACATAGGCAATTGCACATAAACATAAACTCGTTTTGCACTTTGTTAGAATTATTTTACGataaaaagtattttaaaaCCCTGAAATAACTAAAATGATACCATTATAAACTATTATAAATGATACATTACAAACACAATATTTAACTGTTATTCTTAACATCGAAGAAGAGAGTTGATCGGTAAATTTCGATCGTAGTGCGATGGATTTCCAAGCAGCGCTGATAAGAAGGGCaaattattttcgtacaatGTCGTATTCGAGCCCACAGCCTCTCAGGAAGACATACTACAATTTTCCGGCGTTAAGAAGCTCATCGAAATGGCGGTGGAAGGGTTCAACTGCACCGCGTTCTGCTACGGGCAAACCGGAAGCGGGAAAACTCACACCCTCACAGGACCTCCAGAAATGGTGAGTAGGGCACGATAGAAGAAGACCGTGTCTTCCTAGGAAATTGTCGTTTTTAAAAGCTTTATCCAAGAAGTAATTACCAAAGGGTACAACAAATAATGTATTAAAGCAACTGGTTGCATCGAAGGCCGATAGCAACGTAGTGGAAAAGTTAATGTTAATCGACGTACGTAGATAAGATAATGATATGGTAGACGATTCTTGTTTTGTTTTTTCGTTATACCCGACGTTTTATATGTacaaaaattactaaaactgacCACAAAAGAGGTCAAACAATTTCTAGATTTCATCCTGAATGGCTGAACATCATCCAATACAGGGTTTATTCGTGGCTTATATTCATGATGCGTTTCTGTACAAAACTTGTTTGTATTTGCTTTGTACCGCCTATGTTTTATGTATGTGTGTTTCTACTTGACAGTTAGATGGAATGAAACATTACTCGGAGGATAACGGTCTGGTCTTCCGGTCTTTCGTCTACCTATTCAAACTCCTGCAGGAACGACAACAGTGCAACTTCGTCCTGAGGGCCTCGTTCCTAGAGATCTACAACGAGAAGGTCGgtgaatatcgatcgaatcgacCAGCGGGATCGCTGGATCGTCGGTTTCACGGTACGGTTTTGACCGCAGGTAATAGATTTGTTGAATCCCGGCACGTCGAGAAAACCTCTGATGGTTCGTTGGAGCAAAAAGACGCGAGGCTTCTTCGTCGAGAATCTTTTCACCGTCGAATGCGAGGAGCTTGATGACCTTCTGGCGGTTCTCGAAGAAGGTATACGTTATCGATCTTCGCCTTTGCACCTAGACAGATGGACTTTAACCCCTTTTAATCGATCCCCTGCGCGCAACAGCTCATTTTCACGGCGCCGGAGAAAGGCGCGCAGTAAATTCAGTTCTAATTATAGCATTCTGGTTATCGTTTCTTTTATTCTGTCTAGAGAATGCTCGAAGAAAGGGCTTCAGGGCTTTGAATAGCAGCCAGGACTCGCCTAACCCTGTAGAAATATTCTTAGTCGATAGAAATCGTAGAATTTACCTTATTTGAAGTTACGTAAAAACGAATTTCTGCACAGGGATGAGAAACAGATCTGTCGGCGCGCACAACATGAACGAACAGTCCAGCAGAAGTCACAGCATTCTCACCGTGAACATCACTTCCGAGCAACAAGTGAGTAATCCCGGTAGTTTTCCGTTCcgtgaaatagaaaaaaaaaaatgagactACATTAAAAATTGTCGATAGATGGACAACAGTGTGTTCATATCGAAACAAGGGAAAATCAACTTCGTCGATTTGGCGGGCAGCGAGATGACAAAGAAGACGCAGAGCGAGGGGAAAACTTTAGAGGAAGCGAACAACATCAACAAGAGTCTCATGGTTCTTGGTACAAACATAGAAttttcattaattaatgccTCAAATATTTATATTCCACTTTCTTTGATACGTTTGCCTTTGCGCGACGAGCGTACGCGGAGTAACATTTAAATGTTCGCTCGGCTAATATAAATTGCACCGTATTGATAATGCGAAATTGAATTGCGTTTAATGTTACGAGTCCGGAAACTTTACCGCATTAATTATGCAGATGCATTCGTGAGGATCGATTCTCCCAGTCGTTCAGTAGTGAATCGGAAGGGCACAAGTTTTTCCCACGACGTCAACGTCTTTGACACGATCGATAATCAGACGAGATAGCACGAGTTACATAGGAAGCCCTTGAAACATTGTAAAATAAAGTAACTTTCTTACAGTGACATTTGATCAACGTTTTTGTAATGTCACTTTTCTATCAAAGGTTACTGCATATCTTCTTTGAGCGACGGAAAGCGCAGGGGTGGCCATATTCCTTACCGGGACAGCAAGCTGACCAAACTTTTAGCAGACAGCCTGGCAGGCAATGGCGTCACGCTGATGGTAAATCGCGTTAtttcatttttctgatactcttTTGGATTCTTAGATTGAGAGACTTTGTTGGATTCTTAGATCGCCTGCGTTTCACCGGCTCGATCGAACGCGAGCGAGACGTTAAACACTCTGAGGTACGCGGCGAGGGTGaaaaagatacgcacgaaaccGATCGTGGTGATGGTGAGTGGAGGAACGTTGTTTCTATATTACCTAGAAACCTAAAACAGCTATGTAAACGAAATCCAATCGTCCAGGATCCGCGAGAGGCTCTGATTCTCAGCCTGAAACGCGAGGTGGGAGCTCTTCAGACGGAAAACGAGCACCTGAAGGCGGCCCTTCATCTCGGCGGCGACGCTCAAAACGTAATTCGTAGCGAGTCCAAAGGTAATCTAGAATGGATAGTAAAGGAATCGATAAGTATCTTTCGACAAATAGTctcaaaagtaaaaaaaaactttcgcaATGATTATAATTGCCATTCCTTATCCAGTGGGGGAATAATCCCGCAGAATTAATTCTATTTTCCTTACTCGACATTCGATAATGAATCTAGCCGAGAGCAAGGTGCCATTGACGCCGCCAGTCGTGGACCTGGACAAGTTGTCCGAGATGGAGCAATCGGAATTGAGTCAACTGATCCACGCCTACATCACCGAGAACGAGGCCCTTCGTCGGGAAAACGCGGAATTGTACGCCACCAGGGAGCAAGTGATACGAGACCAGGAGCTCGTCTGCAGAGAAAACGAGAGGCTCTTGAAGAAGCTCGAGGACGTTAACTCGTAAGCACGATACACTCCAGTAACGCGACAGTCGATATTTCATTAATCCCGTAGGTTTTATTACTGCAGAGTGTGCTGTCGCTCGCCGATCATACCTGCCAGGCCTACTTACTCGGCAGAAATGTTGAACGACAACAATAACGAGAATGCACCTGGCGCGACGAACGTTTGGACCAACCCTAACGTGGAACCGACTCCCCTTTCGAGCGTACGTAGAAACATCTGTAAATAAAAGAGAATGCATATGTACCTTCCTTTTGGTATTAAATCGTAACGTCGAatgtccaggatctgatcaGGCGTGGACTGTACAGATCCGCTGGCAACATGCCGGAAAAGATCCAGAAAGAGTTGGACAAACGAAGAATTCTAGGGAGTTACAATAACGTAGCCGAGGCTTACAAAGACAAGAGTCAACATCGCCGACACAATTCATGGGACAATGGAAACGGCGTGACGAGAATGAGTCCGGATCAAACGATGTCGCCGGTAGACGTTAATCAGTAAGTTACATACGATAAGTCGACGTTCCGAGACGATAAAGTAAGTCTTCTGTATTTTACGGGACGATAACTTTTCCCGGCTGTCTATAGCTTATTTCGAGAAACAGAATACCATAGCACACATTGTGGACTAGAAGTCAGCCATTGACATTCTGTCCACAATGTGTTATCTTAAGCGATGCAGACGTTGCTATTCTATGCATTAATTGGAGGAACGCGTGGTACTAGGTACAAAAAGACAAACACGCGTCGCACTTCGACGGTCCCGGAGGAAAGAAGGCCCTCGGAGACCATCGACGTTCTGGGCGAATCGATTCAACCGACCGATCATTCGTACAACGAGTCACCGGACTCGATCCTCAGCGGTTCTTTGGACATAGGGAATTCTGCGCCGAACACGGCGGAATCCGAGGCCCCCACCGTCCCCTTCCCACCTTTGTCGCACTCCTCGTCACCGTTTGGGACTCCGGACCCCGAGGACGCGGTCCATTCGAGTCACTCGACAAAGGAGAAAGAGGACGAGACCACGCAAAGAGCGTTTGGGAGTCCGATTCCAATCGACGAGGACCATCCtctttgaataaaaaaaaaaaatattcagctGAATATGGTAATTGGATGATATATTTTCGATACGTTGACCTAGGTCAGGTCAGCCGTCGGCGTCGGTCGGCGAAGAGTACGATTGTCGAACCATAGTTGGATCAAACTTAATTGGCCGCTCAAGGCCACTTTCCTCGTTGTGAGTCATTCGAAGCACGACTCCTGCTTTTATGTTAAGGGGCCTCTACACGATGGGACTTACCTCGAGGCATGCTCGCGACAAACAATGGGTttgaaaccatatagaatcaatTCGACTCTCTGCTTCGTATATAGCGAAGTCGTAAATTTCTTCAGACATCAAAGCGGATACAGTAATGCACGGGTTTACTTTTCTAAGATTTGGGGCTCGACAGTGAAAGTTACGCGTGT
This genomic window from Colletes latitarsis isolate SP2378_abdomen chromosome 8, iyColLati1, whole genome shotgun sequence contains:
- the LOC143344749 gene encoding kinesin-like protein KIF12 isoform X4, with protein sequence MKFRMTGSIERLVDGDKRVIATKHLLPENNINVVVRVRPLSNKEVKAGDDMAVQFPGDGQIYCDGFPSSADKKGKLFSYNVVFEPTASQEDILQFSGVKKLIEMAVEGFNCTAFCYGQTGSGKTHTLTGPPEMLDGMKHYSEDNGLVFRSFVYLFKLLQERQQCNFVLRASFLEIYNEKVIDLLNPGTSRKPLMVRWSKKTRGFFVENLFTVECEELDDLLAVLEEGMRNRSVGAHNMNEQSSRSHSILTVNITSEQQMDNSVFISKQGKINFVDLAGSEMTKKTQSEGKTLEEANNINKSLMVLGYCISSLSDGKRRGGHIPYRDSKLTKLLADSLAGNGVTLMIACVSPARSNASETLNTLRYAARVKKIRTKPIVVMDPREALILSLKREVGALQTENEHLKAALHLGGDAQNVIRSESKAESKVPLTPPVVDLDKLSEMEQSELSQLIHAYITENEALRRENAELYATREQVIRDQELVCRENERLLKKLEDVNSFYYCRVCCRSPIIPARPTYSAEMLNDNNNENAPGATNVWTNPNVEPTPLSSDLIRRGLYRSAGNMPEKIQKELDKRRILGSYNNVAEAYKDKSQHRRHNSWDNGNGVTRMSPDQTMSPVDVNQYKKTNTRRTSTVPEERRPSETIDVLGESIQPTDHSYNESPDSILSGSLDIGNSAPNTAESEAPTVPFPPLSHSSSPFGTPDPEDAVHSSHSTKEKEDETTQRAFGSPIPIDEDHPL
- the LOC143344749 gene encoding kinesin-like protein KIF12 isoform X1, which codes for MVLVKNPSPTRGESPQKENAKKIKRRSRGNSPIDHSVSRGNSPGRSSSLSSKRIVKSSLLQSRGSETGSIERLVDGDKRVIATKHLLPENNINVVVRVRPLSNKEVKAGDDMAVQFPGDGQIYCDGFPSSADKKGKLFSYNVVFEPTASQEDILQFSGVKKLIEMAVEGFNCTAFCYGQTGSGKTHTLTGPPEMLDGMKHYSEDNGLVFRSFVYLFKLLQERQQCNFVLRASFLEIYNEKVIDLLNPGTSRKPLMVRWSKKTRGFFVENLFTVECEELDDLLAVLEEGMRNRSVGAHNMNEQSSRSHSILTVNITSEQQMDNSVFISKQGKINFVDLAGSEMTKKTQSEGKTLEEANNINKSLMVLGYCISSLSDGKRRGGHIPYRDSKLTKLLADSLAGNGVTLMIACVSPARSNASETLNTLRYAARVKKIRTKPIVVMDPREALILSLKREVGALQTENEHLKAALHLGGDAQNVIRSESKAESKVPLTPPVVDLDKLSEMEQSELSQLIHAYITENEALRRENAELYATREQVIRDQELVCRENERLLKKLEDVNSFYYCRVCCRSPIIPARPTYSAEMLNDNNNENAPGATNVWTNPNVEPTPLSSDLIRRGLYRSAGNMPEKIQKELDKRRILGSYNNVAEAYKDKSQHRRHNSWDNGNGVTRMSPDQTMSPVDVNQYKKTNTRRTSTVPEERRPSETIDVLGESIQPTDHSYNESPDSILSGSLDIGNSAPNTAESEAPTVPFPPLSHSSSPFGTPDPEDAVHSSHSTKEKEDETTQRAFGSPIPIDEDHPL
- the LOC143344749 gene encoding kinesin-like protein KIF12 isoform X2, producing MVLVKNPSPTRGESPQKENAKKIKRRSRGNSPIDHSVSRGNSPGRSSSLSSKRIVKSSLLQSRGSETGSIERLVDGDKRVIATKHLLPENNINVVVRVRPLSNKEVKAGDDMAVQFPGDGQIYCDGFPSSADKKGKLFSYNVVFEPTASQEDILQFSGVKKLIEMAVEGFNCTAFCYGQTGSGKTHTLTGPPEMLDGMKHYSEDNGLVFRSFVYLFKLLQERQQCNFVLRASFLEIYNEKVIDLLNPGTSRKPLMVRWSKKTRGFFVENLFTVECEELDDLLAVLEEGMRNRSVGAHNMNEQSSRSHSILTVNITSEQQMDNSVFISKQGKINFVDLAGSEMTKKTQSEGKTLEEANNINKSLMVLGYCISSLSDGKRRGGHIPYRDSKLTKLLADSLAGNGVTLMIACVSPARSNASETLNTLRYAARVKKIRTKPIVVMDPREALILSLKREVGALQTENEHLKAALHLGGDAQNVIRSESKAESKVPLTPPVVDLDKLSEMEQSELSQLIHAYITENEALRRENAELYATREQVIRDQELVCRENERLLKKLEDVNSVCCRSPIIPARPTYSAEMLNDNNNENAPGATNVWTNPNVEPTPLSSDLIRRGLYRSAGNMPEKIQKELDKRRILGSYNNVAEAYKDKSQHRRHNSWDNGNGVTRMSPDQTMSPVDVNQYKKTNTRRTSTVPEERRPSETIDVLGESIQPTDHSYNESPDSILSGSLDIGNSAPNTAESEAPTVPFPPLSHSSSPFGTPDPEDAVHSSHSTKEKEDETTQRAFGSPIPIDEDHPL
- the LOC143344749 gene encoding kinesin-like protein KIF12 isoform X3; this translates as MLRLCRKLTGSIERLVDGDKRVIATKHLLPENNINVVVRVRPLSNKEVKAGDDMAVQFPGDGQIYCDGFPSSADKKGKLFSYNVVFEPTASQEDILQFSGVKKLIEMAVEGFNCTAFCYGQTGSGKTHTLTGPPEMLDGMKHYSEDNGLVFRSFVYLFKLLQERQQCNFVLRASFLEIYNEKVIDLLNPGTSRKPLMVRWSKKTRGFFVENLFTVECEELDDLLAVLEEGMRNRSVGAHNMNEQSSRSHSILTVNITSEQQMDNSVFISKQGKINFVDLAGSEMTKKTQSEGKTLEEANNINKSLMVLGYCISSLSDGKRRGGHIPYRDSKLTKLLADSLAGNGVTLMIACVSPARSNASETLNTLRYAARVKKIRTKPIVVMDPREALILSLKREVGALQTENEHLKAALHLGGDAQNVIRSESKAESKVPLTPPVVDLDKLSEMEQSELSQLIHAYITENEALRRENAELYATREQVIRDQELVCRENERLLKKLEDVNSFYYCRVCCRSPIIPARPTYSAEMLNDNNNENAPGATNVWTNPNVEPTPLSSDLIRRGLYRSAGNMPEKIQKELDKRRILGSYNNVAEAYKDKSQHRRHNSWDNGNGVTRMSPDQTMSPVDVNQYKKTNTRRTSTVPEERRPSETIDVLGESIQPTDHSYNESPDSILSGSLDIGNSAPNTAESEAPTVPFPPLSHSSSPFGTPDPEDAVHSSHSTKEKEDETTQRAFGSPIPIDEDHPL
- the LOC143344749 gene encoding kinesin-like protein KIF12 isoform X5 codes for the protein MAVQFPGDGQIYCDGFPSSADKKGKLFSYNVVFEPTASQEDILQFSGVKKLIEMAVEGFNCTAFCYGQTGSGKTHTLTGPPEMLDGMKHYSEDNGLVFRSFVYLFKLLQERQQCNFVLRASFLEIYNEKVIDLLNPGTSRKPLMVRWSKKTRGFFVENLFTVECEELDDLLAVLEEGMRNRSVGAHNMNEQSSRSHSILTVNITSEQQMDNSVFISKQGKINFVDLAGSEMTKKTQSEGKTLEEANNINKSLMVLGYCISSLSDGKRRGGHIPYRDSKLTKLLADSLAGNGVTLMIACVSPARSNASETLNTLRYAARVKKIRTKPIVVMDPREALILSLKREVGALQTENEHLKAALHLGGDAQNVIRSESKAESKVPLTPPVVDLDKLSEMEQSELSQLIHAYITENEALRRENAELYATREQVIRDQELVCRENERLLKKLEDVNSFYYCRVCCRSPIIPARPTYSAEMLNDNNNENAPGATNVWTNPNVEPTPLSSDLIRRGLYRSAGNMPEKIQKELDKRRILGSYNNVAEAYKDKSQHRRHNSWDNGNGVTRMSPDQTMSPVDVNQYKKTNTRRTSTVPEERRPSETIDVLGESIQPTDHSYNESPDSILSGSLDIGNSAPNTAESEAPTVPFPPLSHSSSPFGTPDPEDAVHSSHSTKEKEDETTQRAFGSPIPIDEDHPL